TGAATGTTTCCTTCTAGTCAGCGTGTTCTGGGCTTATTGCTAGTGAAAAATCATTCTGGGCCAACCTCATTTCAGATCTGGGCAGTCCTATGTGTCTCATTTGTTCAAACCACATCTGGGCCCAATATGAATGTTACATTCTTATGTTTAAGTGTGTGTTTaagttttcttaaaatttttgtttaatggCCCGAAAAGTTTCTTTTTTGGCTAACTTAATTTTTGACTTTGGTCCAAAAAGTGTTTCAATTTAATTCTGATTgcctttcaaaatttaaaattaatttcctgttttaatttaaaaatcaaataaaatcctTTCCTTTATGATgtcatgtcttttcaagtcttGTCAAATggtgatgcagttgcatggttttggaaatttgcttttgggtacggttaccaacATAACTCTCTTCCCTCCATAACTCCTCCTCTATCCCTTCGGTTCTCACCACTACCCCTATCACTCTCTTTCTTCCTAAATCAAAACCACCAAATGAGGAAGAAAACCATTGCTCACAAACCTCCTCGTGAAAAGCTGTATAAACTTCCATCCAAACCTTCCACTCGCTCACAAGACAAAACCTTCACTCCATCTCCTTCTCCTCCCACCTCTCCTCCTCGCTGTGACCCCATGGCTCGGACCAAGAACACTTCAAGGTTCCCTGCCTCTGCCAAGCCAACGCCACCACCGAAAGTCACACCATCCAAGCCAGGTTCATCGAAACCGAGTTCATCCAAAGGAAAGCGACCTGCAGCACCAGAACCTCCACCTGAGTCCACACAACCAAAATCTAGGTCTGTTCCATCACGTTCTCAAAGAGGTAAAGCTCGAGTTCCTCTCTCATCTGTTAGAGAACCAGAAGTTGATCCTTTTGCTCACAAATCACAATATATGACATCTCACTCAGACTTTAACCCCATCGTTTCAAATCTGCCATGAACCACGATTTCTATGAGGGAGTTATTAAGTATCGTACTCTATGTCCATCTTTTCTGGCTGATTTacctgatttgaaaaagaaaggttttccttttgttgaaaACTTGGAATTTTTAGACTGGAATCACCTTTTTGACATCAAAAAACCTGTATATCCTCAGTTggtcaaagaattttatgcGAACATGACTTATCATGAAGGAAGTGTGCATTCTTATGTTAAGGGCAGAgacatctttttaaataatgaaaCTGTCAGTGATGCATTGAAGTATACTGATGTTGGGCCTTGTGCTTACACTTCGGTTAAGTGGGATGAAGGTGTTGGAATTTCTTATCTTGATGCATTGGCTCACATTTGTGAACATGTTTCTTTAATTGATGGCATCACACCCACTCACAAAGCCCTAGGATATGAACGTGCTCAATTACACCGCATTGTCAACCACATTTTGATtcctcaaagtggttcatatcaaagggtttcATACACTGACACTCTTGTCTTATATGCCATTCTCACCAAAACTGAAatttcatttgcatatttgatggttagatacatgtttgattctgttagaagtgaaaaggacaaagctcttccttatggcatgtttctaACTTGCATATTTGAGCATTTTGGTGTTGACTTGACCAATGAGAAATATGAAAATAGACATTCATACCTAAAGGGGggtggttcagtgaaacagAACAAAGGACCTACTAGATCTGAAAGAGTCGTCctagatgatgaagatgaggaCTTTGTCCCTGAGGATTCTCCTGCTCCTTCCACCGAGGGTACTTCCATTTCCACTGGGAAGAAATCCACTCTGCTGAATGTGGTCAAGGATGTTGCTCAAGAATTTGTATCTCAATCAAATCACATGATTGCCATGAGCAAGGAACAAAGGAAGTTAGTTAGCAAGCATGAGAACTTTTTGAAGAAATCAAGGGATAGGGTGGCTGTGCTCATGACCTTCATTGATAACCTTCACAATGATGAAGATATTGCcactgatgttgaagaggatGCTGCCTCGAAAGGAACTGGTTCTGATGCCTAGGATTTGTCTCATAAAAACTGCTGCTGCTCTCTTTTTGTCTCATGATTTCTGCTTCTTTTGCTACTTTTGAACTATTTCattttggatgactgtaataactcTTAATATTGGTGCACTTTAGACAGCTTAATTAGTACTTTGGTCTGTGCTCTAACTCTTTTCTGCAGGATACAAGACTTTGATTTTGTTGCTCTTATccgcccttgatgacaaaagggggagtaaaATTAGCAATAGGATAGGATAGGATAGTAGATCCTAGTACCTCTTACTTATTCTTGTTGCATTAATACTTGTTTTCACATGCTGAATTTGTTTGCTGATAATAGCTTGATGTTGGGCTGATTATGTGATGNNNNNNNNNNNNNNNNNNNNNNNNNNNNNNNNNNNNNNNNNNNNNNNNNNNNNNNNNNNNNNNNNNNNNNNNNNNNNNNNNNNNNNNNNNNNNNNNNNNNNNNNNNNNNNNNNNNNNNNNNNNNNNNNNNNNNNNNNNNNNNNNNNNNNNNNNNNNNNNNNNNNNNNNNNNNNNNNNNNNNNNNNNNNNNNNNNNNNNNNNNNNNNNNNNNNNNNNNNNNNNNNNNNNNNNNNNNNNNNNNNNNNNNNNNNNNNNNNNNNNNNNNNNNNNNNNNNNNNNNNNNNNNNNNNNNNNNNNNNNNNNNNNNNNNNNNNNNNNNNNNNNNNNNNNNNNNNNNNNNNNNNNNNNNNNNNNNNNNNNNNNNNNNNNNNNNNNNNNNNNNNNNNNNNNNNNNNNNNNNNNNNNNNNNNNNNNNNNNNNNNNNNNNNNNNNNNNNNNNNNNNNNNNNNNNNNNNNNNNNNNNNNNNNNNNNNNNN
This portion of the Arachis duranensis cultivar V14167 chromosome 6, aradu.V14167.gnm2.J7QH, whole genome shotgun sequence genome encodes:
- the LOC107494943 gene encoding extensin-like produces the protein MRKKTIAHKPPREKLYKLPSKPSTRSQDKTFTPSPSPPTSPPRCDPMARTKNTSRFPASAKPTPPPKVTPSKPGSSKPSSSKGKRPAAPEPPPESTQPKSRSVPSRSQRGKARVPLSSVREPEVDPFAHKSQYMTSHSDFNPIVSNLP